The following coding sequences are from one Salvia hispanica cultivar TCC Black 2014 chromosome 3, UniMelb_Shisp_WGS_1.0, whole genome shotgun sequence window:
- the LOC125210104 gene encoding protein PSK SIMULATOR 1-like, giving the protein MTCGVNLNRLLRIDVGVKYVKSYFSAWSPIMIVTFASKSKLLNPPPETLGASALALHYANLIIFIEKLVASPHLIGNDARDDVYNMLPASIRSSLRAKLKPFAKSLSSSVYDTALANEWNDAMSKTLEWLAPLAHNMIRWQSERSFEHQSLVSRTNVLLVQTLYFANQEKTEAQITELLVGLNYIWRFGREITAKSLAECASGRTFDEYQE; this is encoded by the exons ATGACCTGTGGGGTCAATTTGAACCGGTTACTTAGAATCGACGTGGGGGTCAAATATGTAAAATCATATTTCTCCGCGTGGTCTCCTATAATGATTGTGACAT TTGCATCAAAGAGCAAGCTGTTGAATCCACCTCCGGAAACTCTTGGTGCTTCGGCCCTAGCTCTTCACTATGCAAATCTCATCATATTCATCGAGAAACTGGTAGCATCTCCTCACTTGATCGGGAATGATGCCAGAGACGATGTATACAATATGCTGCCAGCTAGCATCAGATCATCCCTCAGGGCTAAGCTGAAGCCTTTTGCAAAGAGCCTCAGTTCATCAGTTTACGACACAGCTCTTGCCAATGAATGGAACGATGCCATGTCAAAAACACTCGAATGGCTCGCCCCCCTCGCTCATAACATGATAAGGTGGCAGTCGGAGAGAAGCTTTGAGCATCAGAGCTTGGTGTCTAGGACAAACGTCCTTCTCGTCCAAACGCTCTACTTTGCAAATCAAGAAAAGACAGAAGCACAGATCACCGAGCTGCTCGTTGGTCTGAACTACATATGGAGATTCGGGAGAGAAATCACT